The window TGCAATAATTTAGTACTGATATTATTAGCTACTGAAGAGTGGAGACCAGTAGGGGTTAACTTGTCAGGGAACTCAGAAATTATTTTGCTTGACTAAATTGCTTTCTACAAACAGTACATGCACGGTTCTGAAATTAATCGATCGGATTCAGGCAAGTAGGCTTATGAAGATTGCCAAGCAGGGGACAAAGACATGTCGGATGAAAAACCCTGTTTGACAGGCCAATACAAGTAAGCGCGCTATTATAGTTCTAAAACGAAATAAAATTTGAACCTACCACATGTGTGACCGCTTTGTGTATGAACACAAAGTAGTCAGTGACATGTGTTTTTCAAGTAACTTTTGACTCTTCAAAACTGAAGGCAAAACGTTTACTTGTCGCCATCTTCTGTACTGCACCTCTCATTTTTGGTTTCGCTGAGCACAACCACACATAGCCACTACTGGAATCTAGGAATTTGCAGTACCAGGAGTACTCAACGATGGCCCATATCCGCTCGGTAAAGCGTTTGCCGACTGTAACCAAAGGGTGCTTGGTGTACACCCAGCTCTCAAAGTAGGCTTTGCCGAGTCCTCGTCTATCTAGTCTTGGCCAAATAGGACATTATGGACACACTAGGGGTTGGGTGCATAGGTAGTAGCTAGTGACAAACATCAAACTTAAACAGTGCTTAGTCCTAGCTACAGACAGAATCATTCTCTTCTCTCCCCTAAACAAAATAAGGAAATAATTATGTCCATTAGATTTGAAGCTGCCTAATGACACTGACATCTCTTTAGTTTTTATGCTCTGTATATTCAGCATAGAAAGGGACCATCCGCATTACTGTTACAAACATCAATATCTGGCATAGATGGATAGCAACTCATCTTGAAGATCTATTTGCTTGACAAAATGGAAATAAAGAGCAGAAAATGTAAATACTTCTAAATATTGATAACTTCAGCTCACATTCACCCAACACGAACAGATAACAAGTGAGCACAATAATTAGCACTGCATGAAAACAAATATATTAGGTGACTAGGTAATTCATACAACTAAGCATTACCGATTGAATCACTTGTTGCATACAAAATCTATACCTGTTGACAAACATTGTTCAACACCACAAAACGGCTGCACCCAGAGAGCATATTCTAATTCTAAATGAAAGAAAATTTGATGGGgcattcaaaaaaaattctaaaacAGAATAAAGTTTAAACCTATCACACGTGTGACTGCGTCGTGCATGAATATAAGCTCAATCTAGTGACATGCCTGTGTAGTGGGTCATGCAGCAAGACAGGCGGTCAAGTTACTTCTCAGGTTCAGCTGCAGGACGACACACGGGTAACAGTTTAAATTAGAATATAATTCAAAGTGCATTCAGTACACAGTTCGTAGCTGACAAGAAAATTATGTTATGTGAGCTACATCATTGTCAACAAAATCTGAAAAAGCTTCAAAAATAGGATTGGTTTGACAACAACCTAGCAGTTCAACAGTATGGTCAATGAAAAGTTCAATCCCCGCAAGAAAAAGATTCAAAAACAGGAAACTAATTAGAAGCACACTACTAGTGACAAACAGCAAACATAAAGAGTGCTTAGTTTTAGCTACAGGAAGAATCTTTGTCCTCTCCCCTGAACAAAATAAAGAGATAATTATGTTCACTATATCTGCTATATAAGCTGCATACTGTTTAATATATAGAAAAGCTCCATATTGGTTTCATAAACGACACCAACATCTCCTTACCCTTGGTATATGCGGCATAGAAGAGACCATTCGCAAAATTCTGTTACCGTTACAAAGACATGGCATCATCCATATTCAGCATAGATGCACAACAAGTCATATTTAAGATCTATTTGCTCGACACGACACAAATGGAAATAAAGAGGAAATGGAAATAATTCTAAACAGTGATAATGAAAGTTCACATTCAGCCGACGCGAACAGATAACAAGTGACCACATTAATCAGTACTACATAAAACACAAATATATTTGGGCGACCAAGTCATTCATACAACTAAGCAAGCATTACCCGCTGGATCTGTTGTCGCTTACAAAATGTCTACCGGTGACCAACATTGTTCAACGCCACAAAACGGCTGCAGCCAAACCAGTGCCACGGAACTAGAAGAGCGATTTTTTCAAAGGCGTTAGTGATCATCCGTGAGCCAAATCCGCAAAGCAAGGAATAAAAGGTAGAGCACCAAAGAAATCTGCAGAAGTGCACATGGGATGCACTCGCCCGCTGTCCATGTCGTACGACAGACTCACCAGCTTCCAGTCAGTAATGAAAATCACGTTGTATTCTGGATGAATTGCAAACATCTGATACTTACAGGACCCATCCTCTTGGCGACGATAATCCTCTTCTTGGTCGGATTCCGTTTCTTCAAAGAGTTTTGGAACGTCGACGGTATGCTTTAGGGTCCACTCTTCTTCAGTAGCATAATAATCCTTGAGCACCCACACGGAGAGCTGGTAATCATGAGGATCCATATACCAAGCATGAAGGAGTCCCTGAGAGCACCCCACCGAACCATAACCAGGCGTTGTTGCCCCTTGCATTCCATCCGGGCAAGTAATTTTCCGGCAAACCTCCCCCTCAAGGTCTAGTATAGTTATGAAAGTTCCATGGAAAAGCAAATGTAAGAAATGGATCATGCCATTCAGGAAGACACATTCGGCGCTAACGGCACCATGCCGTCTGTGTCCCCACCCCCTGCTGGGAGTCCATTGTCCGGTTTCCCATGAGTATATCGGCACAACGTCGATCGACTCCCAGAGGGGCGCAAACACGACGAAACGAGACGGAACGGACGGGTCGAAAACCAGGAAGGGATAACTCAGCTCGAAACTTTCGGGTTCTCCGTTGTCTTGGTCCAGCCATTCAATAGGAGGCAGCACGGTCCACTGTTGGGTCATCGGATTGCACACGATGAAATCGAATTTGTCCTTTTCCGATTCCAGTTTCCAGCATTTGCAGAGGAGAAGGCTGGTGGAGCATTGCTCGATATTGATCCTTTGGTATCTCGGGCGCAGGAAAGGGAGCGAAGCGTCGACCAGCGGACGTCCGCCGGACAGATTGCTGAAGCGGAGGCTGCCGGCCGGGCCGTATTGGAAGAATCCGGAGAGGGTCTGCGTCGCCCTCTTGACGATGCTGGGGTCGGAGCAGAGGACGCGCCACTGCTTGGAGACGCACTTGAATCGGCAGAGCGACCGGTAGGGCAGCCGCGCCAGGATCTCGACGAGGGGGCCCTCGGGGACGCTCACCACCTCCGACGCCGGCTGCGTCTGCCTCCTCTTCTACGAACGGGCCGAGGAAAGATTGATTAAGATCCCGATCGATTCATTGATTCGAAGACACGAGAAAGAAAGAAAGATTCATTGATTGGAAGATCCAGGAGCAGACCTGAGAAGCTACGACGGGGAACGGCGGCGCGGGACGGGAGTCGTCGCGGCGGCGGATCTCCGGCGGATCGCTCTGCTCCTTCCCCGTGCGGCCATGCTGGCTTGCTTCTCCTCCCCCTGGTGGCATCGCGCACCCCGTGGACTCCTGGATCAGTCCCGCGAGGCTCTCCAGGGAGAAGGTTCCGGAGCTCTAGCTAGGGTTGGGGCCAGAGCGGCGGCCGCGGCTGTGTTCCTCGAGGGGATGACCTTCACCATTCTTCCGGAATTCTGCCCAGATAATCCATATCTATATCTTCTAGTATATCAAATTATACCTAATAATATCTTTATCATTATCCTTATCTTTATCTTTATTtttatcttatatatatatataataataaaggggctaTTACTTCTTACCATCATAATAGTACGTTCCAAAATTTTCTTTCGTCCC is drawn from Triticum dicoccoides isolate Atlit2015 ecotype Zavitan chromosome 4A, WEW_v2.0, whole genome shotgun sequence and contains these coding sequences:
- the LOC119288287 gene encoding F-box protein At5g49610-like codes for the protein MPPGGGEASQHGRTGKEQSDPPEIRRRDDSRPAPPFPVVASQKRRQTQPASEVVSVPEGPLVEILARLPYRSLCRFKCVSKQWRVLCSDPSIVKRATQTLSGFFQYGPAGSLRFSNLSGGRPLVDASLPFLRPRYQRINIEQCSTSLLLCKCWKLESEKDKFDFIVCNPMTQQWTVLPPIEWLDQDNGEPESFELSYPFLVFDPSVPSRFVVFAPLWESIDVVPIYSWETGQWTPSRGWGHRRHGAVSAECVFLNGMIHFLHLLFHGTFITILDLEGEVCRKITCPDGMQGATTPGYGSVGCSQGLLHAWYMDPHDYQLSVWVLKDYYATEEEWTLKHTVDVPKLFEETESDQEEDYRRQEDGSCKYQMFAIHPEYNVIFITDWKLVSLSYDMDSGRVHPMCTSADFFGALPFIPCFADLAHG